In one Micromonospora polyrhachis genomic region, the following are encoded:
- a CDS encoding alcohol dehydrogenase catalytic domain-containing protein, which translates to MRAARLTAPGTLELVDVPVPTAGPGEVLLGVGAVGACHSDLHILDAPGGFPTPITLGHEIAGRVEALGPGVTGWTPGEAAAVYGIIGCGHCRACLRGLENQCRTVPVGGIGISRDGGLADYVVVPASHLLKIGDLEMTQAAPLTDAGLTPYHAIELSRPSLRPGTCCVVIGIGGLGHMAIRILAATTAVTVVAVDSNEEALALASRMGAQHTVRAGQDAVDQIRRIVGPPPDGADVVLDFVGVDSTLTLARSVVSAGGQLMLVGLGGGGLTLQTGAGPVPVPLETTARIPFWGTRAELQEVVALAQQGLVKAEVHAFPLTDVVEVYDKLRRGEIHGRAVLVP; encoded by the coding sequence ATGCGCGCCGCTCGCCTAACCGCCCCGGGAACCCTGGAACTGGTCGACGTACCCGTGCCCACAGCCGGGCCCGGCGAGGTGCTGCTCGGCGTCGGAGCCGTCGGCGCCTGCCACTCCGACCTGCACATCCTGGACGCCCCGGGGGGCTTCCCCACCCCGATCACCCTCGGTCACGAGATTGCCGGACGAGTCGAGGCGCTCGGGCCGGGCGTCACCGGCTGGACACCCGGCGAGGCCGCCGCCGTCTACGGCATCATCGGCTGCGGGCACTGTCGCGCCTGTCTGCGCGGCCTGGAAAACCAGTGTCGGACGGTGCCGGTCGGCGGCATCGGGATCAGTCGGGACGGTGGGCTGGCCGACTACGTGGTGGTCCCCGCGTCCCACCTGCTGAAGATCGGCGACCTGGAAATGACCCAGGCCGCGCCGCTCACCGACGCCGGGCTGACGCCGTACCACGCCATCGAACTGAGCCGCCCGTCACTACGGCCGGGTACCTGCTGTGTGGTCATCGGTATCGGTGGTCTCGGCCACATGGCGATACGGATCCTCGCCGCCACCACCGCAGTCACCGTCGTCGCCGTGGACAGCAACGAGGAAGCACTGGCGCTGGCCAGCAGGATGGGCGCGCAGCACACCGTACGGGCGGGCCAGGACGCGGTGGACCAGATCCGGCGGATCGTCGGACCGCCGCCGGACGGGGCGGACGTCGTACTGGACTTCGTGGGGGTGGACTCGACGCTGACCCTGGCCCGGTCGGTGGTCTCCGCCGGTGGCCAACTCATGCTGGTCGGGCTTGGTGGCGGCGGACTGACCCTGCAGACGGGTGCCGGACCGGTTCCGGTACCGCTGGAGACCACCGCCCGAATCCCGTTCTGGGGTACCCGGGCCGAGCTTCAGGAGGTCGTCGCCCTGGCGCAGCAGGGCCTGGTCAAAGCCGAGGTGCACGCCTTCCCGCTGACCGACGTCGTCGAGGTGTACGACAAGCTGCGCCGGGGCGAGATCCACGGTCGGGCGGTCCTGGTGCCCTGA
- a CDS encoding geranylgeranyl reductase family protein, translated as MTEWDVVVVGGGPAGLSAAYAAARAGARTLVLEKAEHPRYKTCGGGLIGSSLTALANRIQVPASDQIGQVTFTRDGRRSFTRRNRSTPLLTLVQRPEFDDRLRQAAVEAGAEVRQRTAARAVEQDPDGVRIRLADGSQVTARVAVGADGSSGITARQVGVEYGQVDLGLELELPVPASVQARWRGRVLLDWGPIPGSYAWVFPKGEQLTVGVIAARGQGERTRRYLADFVNRLGLTGVSPVHDSGHLTRCRTADSPLRRGRIIVAGDAAGLLEPWTREGISYALRSGALAGTAAASGDLDGYVHAVHRQLVPEMRAGQRLLQAFSRRPEVFHALLATPPGWRMFTRFCRGDVSFDRAVASRPVRAALTMLG; from the coding sequence GTGACCGAATGGGACGTCGTGGTCGTGGGCGGTGGGCCGGCCGGCCTCTCCGCCGCATACGCCGCCGCGCGGGCGGGCGCCCGTACCCTCGTGCTGGAGAAGGCCGAGCATCCGCGCTACAAGACCTGCGGCGGTGGCCTGATCGGCAGCTCCCTGACCGCGCTCGCCAACCGGATCCAGGTGCCCGCGTCGGATCAGATCGGTCAGGTCACCTTCACCCGCGACGGTCGGCGTTCCTTCACCCGCCGGAACCGGTCCACCCCGTTGCTCACCCTGGTCCAACGGCCGGAGTTCGACGACCGGCTTCGGCAGGCGGCCGTCGAAGCCGGTGCCGAGGTTCGGCAGCGAACCGCAGCCCGGGCCGTCGAGCAGGACCCGGACGGCGTACGGATCCGCCTGGCCGATGGCAGCCAGGTGACCGCCCGGGTCGCGGTCGGTGCCGACGGGTCGTCCGGGATCACTGCCCGCCAGGTGGGCGTCGAGTACGGCCAGGTGGACCTCGGCCTGGAACTGGAGCTGCCGGTGCCAGCCTCGGTCCAGGCCCGCTGGCGGGGCCGGGTGCTGCTCGACTGGGGGCCCATCCCCGGGTCGTACGCCTGGGTCTTTCCCAAGGGGGAGCAGCTCACGGTGGGGGTTATCGCCGCTAGGGGGCAGGGCGAGCGAACCCGTCGCTACCTGGCGGATTTCGTGAACCGGCTCGGGTTGACCGGCGTGTCACCCGTACACGACTCGGGGCACCTCACCCGATGCCGTACCGCCGATTCACCGTTGCGTAGAGGTCGGATCATCGTTGCCGGGGACGCCGCCGGGCTGCTCGAACCGTGGACCCGCGAGGGCATCAGCTATGCGCTACGTTCCGGCGCGTTGGCGGGCACCGCAGCGGCCAGCGGCGACCTTGACGGGTACGTCCACGCCGTACATCGGCAACTGGTCCCGGAGATGCGGGCCGGCCAGCGTTTGTTGCAGGCATTCTCCCGACGGCCGGAGGTCTTCCACGCGTTGCTGGCCACCCCGCCTGGCTGGCGGATGTTCACCAGGTTCTGTCGCGGTGACGTCTCCTTCGATCGGGCGGTGGCCAGTAGGCCGGTCCGGGCCGCACTGACCATGCTCGGCTGA
- a CDS encoding MFS transporter gives MTLLDVSIVNVAVPSIEAALHAGPSDLQWVLSGYALMFGLVLVPAGRFGDARGRRNVFILGLALFTLTSAAAGLARSSTWLIVARLLQGAAAGILNPQVAGLIQQLFQGAERGRPFGLLGATVGISTAVGPLLGGGLIALDGTQEGWRWVFYVNVPVGIVTILFAWRLIPTQPKAQRRRQSLDPVGVLLLGFGVVLLLLPLVQQRQWHTPLKWLLVPAGLVLLAGFLFWERRYARHSDPLFDLALFRRRSYSLGALIALFYFAGFTGIFFIFTLFLQNGLGYSALLAGLAITPFALGSAAAAGLGGRIVERFGRPLVTTGLALVAIGLGATVLALHFVPGHQAPLATAGPLLLAGLGSGLVITPNQTLTLSEVPAAQGGSAAGMLQTGQRIGAAIGIASAGTAFFATLATTGEGWSRAFRMSLFVAIGFVLVALVAALADSLAGRHHRPVRGQGSHGPVG, from the coding sequence ATGACCCTGCTGGACGTGAGCATCGTCAACGTGGCGGTGCCGTCGATCGAGGCCGCACTGCATGCCGGTCCCAGCGACCTCCAGTGGGTGCTCTCCGGTTACGCGCTGATGTTCGGTCTGGTGCTGGTGCCCGCAGGTCGGTTCGGCGACGCCCGGGGCCGGCGTAACGTCTTCATCCTCGGCCTCGCCCTGTTCACTCTGACCAGCGCGGCGGCCGGACTGGCCCGCTCCTCCACCTGGCTGATCGTCGCCCGACTGCTCCAGGGGGCTGCTGCCGGAATATTGAATCCGCAGGTCGCCGGGTTGATCCAGCAGCTCTTTCAGGGAGCGGAGCGGGGCCGTCCGTTCGGGTTGCTCGGTGCCACGGTCGGTATCTCGACCGCCGTCGGGCCGCTGCTGGGCGGCGGGCTGATCGCCCTCGACGGCACGCAGGAAGGGTGGCGCTGGGTCTTCTACGTCAACGTGCCCGTGGGGATCGTGACCATCCTCTTCGCCTGGCGGCTGATCCCCACCCAGCCGAAGGCGCAGCGACGGCGGCAGAGCCTCGACCCTGTTGGCGTGCTCCTGCTCGGCTTCGGGGTCGTGCTGCTGCTGTTGCCCCTGGTGCAGCAACGCCAGTGGCACACCCCGCTGAAGTGGTTACTTGTGCCGGCTGGGCTGGTGCTACTTGCCGGTTTCCTGTTCTGGGAACGCCGCTACGCACGGCACAGCGACCCGTTGTTCGACCTGGCGCTGTTCCGCCGACGTTCCTACTCGCTGGGTGCGCTCATCGCCCTGTTCTACTTCGCCGGGTTCACCGGGATCTTCTTCATCTTCACGCTCTTCCTACAGAACGGGTTGGGCTACAGCGCGTTACTCGCCGGGTTGGCGATCACCCCGTTCGCTCTCGGTTCCGCGGCGGCGGCCGGGTTGGGCGGCCGGATCGTCGAGAGGTTCGGTCGTCCGCTGGTCACCACCGGCCTGGCGCTGGTCGCGATCGGGCTCGGAGCGACCGTGCTGGCGCTGCACTTCGTCCCTGGGCATCAGGCTCCGCTGGCCACGGCCGGACCGCTACTGCTGGCTGGTCTGGGCAGTGGCCTGGTCATCACCCCGAACCAGACCCTGACCCTCTCCGAGGTCCCGGCGGCGCAGGGCGGGAGCGCGGCCGGCATGTTGCAGACCGGGCAGCGCATCGGGGCCGCCATCGGAATCGCCAGTGCCGGTACGGCCTTCTTCGCCACCCTGGCCACCACCGGCGAGGGCTGGTCCAGAGCCTTCCGGATGTCGTTGTTCGTGGCGATCGGATTCGTGTTGGTCGCGCTCGTCGCCGCCCTGGCCGACAGCCTGGCGGGCAGGCACCACCGACCTGTACGGGGCCAGGGCAGCCACGGCCCGGTCGGATAA
- a CDS encoding Asp23/Gls24 family envelope stress response protein → MTDTETAARSDGQTRTRPPLGGSTGPGPARAQLTTEAGKTRIADGVIAKIAGLAAREIPGVQAMGAATSRRIGQLRNLVPGGGDGATRQGVSVEVGEHEAAVDLDIVTWYGQSIVDVCDAVRRNVIDQIQSTTGLKVVEVNINVDDVYVEGDTDRQQQQQGQRVQ, encoded by the coding sequence ATGACCGACACCGAAACCGCCGCTCGTAGCGACGGGCAGACCAGGACGCGACCACCGCTCGGCGGGAGCACCGGACCCGGACCGGCCCGTGCCCAACTGACCACCGAGGCGGGAAAGACCCGGATCGCCGACGGGGTGATCGCGAAGATCGCCGGACTCGCCGCCCGGGAGATCCCCGGTGTGCAGGCCATGGGGGCCGCGACCAGCCGCCGGATCGGACAGTTGCGCAACCTGGTGCCCGGCGGCGGGGACGGAGCGACCCGGCAGGGTGTCTCGGTCGAGGTGGGCGAGCACGAAGCCGCCGTCGACCTGGACATCGTGACCTGGTACGGGCAGAGCATCGTAGACGTCTGCGACGCCGTCCGCCGCAATGTCATCGATCAGATCCAGTCGACCACCGGGCTCAAGGTGGTCGAAGTGAACATCAACGTCGACGACGTCTACGTCGAGGGCGATACGGACCGGCAGCAACAGCAGCAGGGACAGCGGGTCCAATGA
- the gdhA gene encoding NADP-specific glutamate dehydrogenase has translation MINDTLETVFANVVGRNPGELEFHQAVREVLESIGPALGRHPEYAEARIIERICEPERQIIFRVPWEDDRGRVQINRGFRVEFNSALGPYKGGLRFHPSVYLGIVKFLGFEQIFKNALTGMPIGGGKGGSDFDPKGRSDREVMRFCQSFMTELYRHIGEYTDVPAGDIGVGGREIGYLFGQYKRITNRYESGVLTGKGLSYGGAQVRREATGYGTVFFTEEMLRADGDSLEGKRMVVSGSGNVAIYAIEKAQQLGGNVVACSDSSGYLVDEKGIDVELLKQLKEVRRSRISDYAAVRPEAQFVVGRNVWEVPCEIALPCATQNEIGASDATALVANGCTTVVEGANMPTTPEAVRIFTQAGVRFAPGKAANAGGVAASALEMQQNATRDSWTFDYSEQRLRQIMQDIHARCFDTAEEYDMPGNYVAAANIDGFRRVADAMLALGLI, from the coding sequence GTGATAAATGACACGCTGGAAACCGTGTTCGCCAACGTGGTGGGGCGCAATCCCGGCGAACTCGAGTTCCATCAGGCGGTACGCGAGGTCCTGGAGAGCATCGGCCCGGCCCTCGGTCGGCATCCGGAGTATGCCGAGGCCAGGATCATCGAGCGGATCTGCGAGCCCGAACGGCAGATCATCTTCCGGGTGCCGTGGGAGGACGATCGCGGCCGAGTCCAGATCAACCGGGGTTTCCGGGTCGAGTTCAACAGCGCCCTGGGTCCGTACAAGGGCGGGCTGCGCTTCCACCCTTCGGTCTACCTCGGCATCGTCAAGTTCCTCGGCTTCGAGCAGATCTTCAAGAACGCGCTCACCGGTATGCCGATCGGTGGCGGCAAGGGCGGATCGGACTTCGACCCCAAGGGCCGTAGCGACCGTGAGGTGATGCGGTTCTGCCAGAGCTTCATGACAGAGCTGTACCGGCACATCGGCGAGTACACCGACGTGCCGGCCGGCGACATCGGGGTCGGTGGACGCGAGATCGGCTATCTCTTCGGGCAGTACAAGCGCATCACCAATCGCTACGAGTCCGGCGTACTGACCGGTAAGGGCCTCAGCTACGGCGGTGCCCAGGTCCGCCGGGAGGCCACCGGGTACGGCACGGTCTTCTTCACCGAGGAGATGCTGCGGGCCGACGGCGACAGCCTGGAGGGCAAGCGGATGGTCGTTTCCGGCTCCGGCAACGTGGCGATCTACGCGATCGAGAAGGCCCAGCAGCTCGGCGGCAACGTGGTCGCCTGTTCCGACTCCTCGGGCTATCTGGTGGACGAGAAGGGCATCGACGTCGAACTGCTCAAGCAGCTGAAGGAGGTACGCCGCAGCCGGATCAGCGACTACGCGGCCGTCCGCCCGGAGGCGCAGTTCGTGGTCGGTCGCAACGTCTGGGAGGTTCCCTGCGAGATCGCCCTTCCGTGCGCCACCCAGAACGAGATCGGCGCTTCGGACGCCACCGCCCTGGTCGCCAACGGCTGTACGACGGTGGTGGAGGGAGCGAACATGCCGACGACGCCGGAGGCCGTACGGATCTTCACGCAGGCGGGCGTGCGATTCGCTCCGGGCAAGGCGGCCAACGCCGGAGGCGTGGCGGCCAGCGCTCTGGAGATGCAACAGAACGCCACCCGGGACTCCTGGACCTTCGACTACTCCGAGCAGCGGCTGCGACAGATCATGCAGGACATCCACGCCCGCTGCTTCGACACGGCTGAGGAGTACGACATGCCGGGAAACTACGTGGCGGCCGCCAACATCGACGGTTTCCGTCGGGTGGCCGACGCGATGCTCGCCCTGGGCCTGATCTGA